The following proteins are co-located in the Argopecten irradians isolate NY chromosome 9, Ai_NY, whole genome shotgun sequence genome:
- the LOC138332215 gene encoding centromere protein J-like isoform X2, translating to MDDYFPPPNPAWPAGNSGGGRPNLDLNQSMGSRGGPFPGQANQEAGVGPVTDMQSNGDVPTPNGMNSLPVMAANLPMEMFNQAFNFEAAMRNPMFAQNAMMMGMMNTQIEKKPAKDATMEILEQQQNMEQARLLQRFKELRSWQLQQQDMLMKQQQMQLEALKSEQQRTQALIAKQRDSQWSGKQNSQMDNSMCPTRTPPIRQRGQGPNFPPMMQNGSIQRPPNVQSLPPGMAEQAGGQIPRPVMYVNLDEENDEVKTNPDLFSDTNSATGSQAMTDEFPNLESVSEVGERNNSMANPTTHHRGTHQKTLAPSQVFQSMPSQGHMAPTKPGRTQGKLDKSKRSSAFGSNDLEMDEGIGTLRLSSSPLDHQPNKVGESGYVHQNEATAGDDRDDEIGDELEQYPLDEDDESEENENEETLERGYNDDMLQPDERPIKPLVAGKKTFEQMLEEQLREEEERLRANEEDSTQSPRRPFLKRGQGLARFGLTKGAVKQAGSKREVTLSSKENKAVPSSKPSSKPSTKPAVKSPRGKTKQPQTKLVLKTSPRSQQKDTNQSSIQPKSGSTNQRPVYKQASDTNLKGEGQRSGESQIPIRENYIGQGNGDQERSKGQSNRQLEIEEIKSRIPSRISKAPDSIPDDTSFIEKLQQREINAEMEQEDLDEFEMLENFADNASFCSNSSVVVKVMQRDRLRQFQQPPKRQQSPRQSVAKQLEANIKKDPPTAPSRTDNSKLQDTRETKKLMPKHGDMEMKSKLSPRIEEDDESWSDTDSSESEDRNDEEESSDDDDDEEEDETSSDDSDEVIENVKQTKSNFSSSGAQTEQDHFVLNNRNDNNSDGDSETFFPRSPSKVMTRKVATKEDRSTMSTVSSLLQKLNPGAVPTQSQFSQGTEKGYVSSNYGEQSEDNFNLSFNSSAYVPQSKSPIVISRDVLPTSHGAKVPSSLSQVKEKVTENEEEDDTDNDNDFQIHGKFSSPRISSDLSSKDGDENSGNDSDTSYSALKISAKGSRSQIQSFLETKAVNPNQGEGRRKVEEKTEESDDDDDDDFDDDEEWGETTLKSKSPRKSSEQEKSKTGVAGTAGSDGTPPTSNLMTRLFPKLKPQPSKLQQLQEQKMPANNSASTGDGVQSKILREKLAELEKEIEKFRSENANLEKLRKEREEGLTKLKKEIGDFEKEKNAELQRIQEYKKEEMKKLRHEKKMFEKYQKASRALPDKKEREEIEMLKKQLQDLQEEMKRKDTRWTNSTSRQRSKIEQLEQENGELKEEIKLMEKKRLEWLQREQTGKGNPSAGKDNNHMTQNFRNQITNSADFQTTDSEEEKDPVRDQSSGRSSYPPSTAPHAVSGQMNLRPSQFQPQVNVRAPPPPPGTQGVRLHQSLPGATVGLNNLSKPPGKSSTGSGHSKQMSNVQTSQASSTGHSKHLPGNSGASGCQQKHLNNQSNKSSASSWSSSSSKENNLTDKGNMLRTSLTEDVPRQVLSTAAVPQDTSMYTDPEDAQFNNNIPRKTASKYNIDKSAIDKGDSRYDELQHTDGKVERVYRTGAREILFSNGTRKEISADGQTIIVSFFNGDIKQVMPDQRIVYYYCEAQTTHSTYPDGLEILQFPNNQVEKHYPDKTKEIIFPDQTIKYLFQNGSEESIFPDGTVIRVDKNGDKTMEFPNGQREIHTHEYKRREYPDGTVKTVYPDGRQETRYSNGRIRVKDKDGNVIVDRRC from the exons ATGGATGACTATTTCCCTCCTCCTAATCCTGCATGGCCTGCTGGAAATTCTGGAGGAGGCAGGCCCAACCTTGACCTAAACCAATCCATGGGATCAAGAGGTGGGCCATTCCCAGGACAAGCCAATCAAGAAGCAGGGGTGGGACCTGTGACTGATATGCAGTCAAATGGGGATGTTCCAACTCCTAATGGGATGAATAGTCTACCTGTCATGGCTGCTAACCTACCAATGGAAATGTTCAACCAAGCTTTCAATTTTGAGGCAGCCATGCGAAATCCAATGTTTGCACAAAATGCCATGATGATGGGCATGATGAATACCCAGATTGAGAAAAAACCTGCAAAGG ATGCCACTATGGAAATTCTTGAACAACAACAGAACATGGAACAAGCTCGGCTTCTCCAGCGCTTTAAAGAACTGCGGTCATGGCAGCTTCAGCAGCAAGACATGCTTATGAAACAACAACAGATGCAGTTAGAAGCTCTGAAGTCAGAACAACAGCGTACACAGGCACTCATCGCTAAACAGCGTGATTCACAGTGGT cTGGTAAACAGAACAGTCAGATGGATAACTCTATGTGCCCTACCAGAACTCCTCCCATTAGACAACGGGGACAGGGGCCAAACTTTCCTCCAATGATGCAAAACGGCAGTATACAGAGGCCCCCTAACGTCCAGTCTTTACCACCAGGCATGGCAGAG CAAGCTGGTGGACAGATACCTCGCCCTGTGATGTATGTCAACCTCGATGAAGAAAACGACGAAGTTAAAACAAATCCGGATTTGTTCAGTGATACAAACTCGGCGACTGGGAGCCAGGCGATGACTGACGAGTTTCCTAATCTAGAGTCTGTATCAGAGGTGGGTGAACGTAATAACAGTATGGCAAATCCCACTACACATCATCGAGGAACCCACCAGAAGACATTGGCTCCCTCTCAGGTGTTCCAATCAATGCCTTCTCAGGGTCACATGGCTCCCACAAAACCAGGACGGACTCAG GGAAAACTAGACAAGAGTAAAAGGTCTTCAGCATTTGGTAGCAATGATTTAGAAATGGACGAAGGCATTGGGACATTACGATTATCTTCCAGTCCTCTTGACCATCAACCAAACAAGGTGGGAGAAAGTGGTTATGTTCACCAGAATGAGGCCACAGCTGGAGATGACAGAGATGATGAAATCGGTGATGAGCTAGAACAGTATCCATTAGATGAAGATGATGAGTCAGAGGAAAATGAGAATGAAGAAACATTGGAAAGAGGATACAac GACGACATGTTACAGCCTGATGAGAGACCAATCAAGCCTTTGGTGGCTG GTAAGAAAACATTTGAACAAATGCTGGAAGAACAACTTCGAGAAGAAGAGGAGAGG TTACGAGCGAATGAAGAGGATTCCACTCAGAGTCCGAGGAGACCTTTCCTGAAGAGAGGCCAAGGATTGGCGCGGTTTGGCTTGACAAAAGGGGCCGTTAAACAGGCAGGGAGTAAAAGGGAGGTCACTTTGTCTAGCAAAGAGAACAAAGCAGTGCCATCCAGTAAACCCAGTAGTAAACCTTCCACTAAACCTGCTGTCAAGTCTCCACGGGGAAAAACCAAG CAACCGCAGACAAAGCTTGTTCTAAAGACATCACCTAGGAGTCAGCAGAAAGACACCAACCAATCATCAATTCAACCTAAATCTGgatcaaccaatcagagaccAGTTTATAAGCAAGCCAGTGATACAAACTTAAAGGGAGAAGGTCAAAGATCAGGTGAATCTCAAATTCCTATTCGTGAAAATTATATAGGTCAAGGAAATGGTGACCAGGAAAGATCAAAGGGACAAAGTAATCGCCAACTTGAAATTGAGGAGATCAAATCACGTATTCCTTCAAGAATATCGAAAGCACCTGATTCTATACCAGATGATACCTCCTTCATTGAAAAGCTacaacaaagggagataaatgcAGAG ATGGAACAAGAGGATTTGGATGAATTTGAAATGCTGGAGAATTTTGCAGATAATGCTTCCTTCTGTAGTAATTCATCTGTAGTGGTCAAGGTAATGCAGCGAGATAGACTGCGACAGTTTCAACAACCTCCAAAACGACAACAG TCTCCCCGACAGTCTGTAGCTAAACAGCTGGAGGCCAACATCAAGAAGGACCCACCCACGGCACCATCAAG GACTGACAATTCCAAACTTCAAGATACAAGAGAAACTAAAAAACTGATGCCCAAACATGGGGATATGGAAATGAAGTCTAAACTTTCTCCCAGAATTGAGGAAGATGACGAATCCTGGAGTGACACAGATAGTAGTGAGTCTGAGGATAGAAACGATGAAGAGGAAAGTTcagatgacgatgatgatgaggaggaaGACGAAACTTCATCAGATGACTCAGATGAAGTGATAGAGAATGTGAAACAGACAAAAAGTAATTTCTCCAGTTCAGGTGCTCAAACAGAGCAGGATCACTTTGTGCTAAACAATCGTAATGACAATAATTCTGATGGTGACTCGGAAACATTTTTTCCCAGATCTCCGTCTAAAGTTATGACTAGGAAAGTAGCAACAAAGGAGGATAGATCTACAATGAGTACTGTGTCTAGTCTTTTACAGAAACTAAACCCCGGTGCTGTACCTACTCAGTCACAATTTTCACAAGGAACTGAAAAGGGATATGTATCGTCTAATTATGGAGAGCAGAGTGAAGATAATTTCAATCTTAGTTTTAACTCAAGTGCCTATGTACCTCAGTCTAAATctcctattgttatctcacgTGATGTTTTACCCACGTCACATGGTGCTAAAGTTCCTAGTTCTCTATCGCAAGTGAAAGAAAAAGTTACAGAGAATGAAGAGGAAGAtgacactgataatgataatgattttcaaattcatgGCAAATTTTCTAGTCCTAGAATTTCATCAGACTTATCGTCAAAAGATGGAGATgaaaattctggaaatgataGTGACACATCCTATTCGGCCTTGAAAATCAGTGCTAAGGGTTCCAGGTCACAAATTCAGTCATTTTTAGAGACCAAAGCAGTGAACCCTAACCAGGGGGAAGGTCGGAGAAAAGTGGAGGAGAAAACAGAGGAAAgtgacgacgatgatgatgatgactttgatgatgatgaggagTGGGGTGAGActacattgaaatcaaaatcACCACGCAAGAGTTCGGAGCAAGAGAAGTCAAAAACAG GTGTTGCCGGTACTGCAGGCAGTGACGGGACTCCTCCCACTTCTAATCTAATGACTCGATTGTTCCCCAAACTCAAACCTCAGCCATCCAAACTACAGCAACTACAG GAGCAGAAGATGCCTGCCAACAACTCAGCCTCCACTGGTGATGGTGTTCAGTCCAAGATTCTCAGAGAGAAACTTGCTGAGCtggaaaaagaaattgagaagTTCAGAAGTGAAAATGCAAATTTAGAGAAATTACGGAAAGAGAGAGAAGAG GGattaacaaaattgaaaaaggaAATTGGAGATtttgagaaagaaaaaaatgcagAACTCCAGCGCATACAAGAATATAAGaaagaagaaatgaaaaaaCTTAG acatgaaaagaaaatgtttgagAAATACCAGAAGGCTTCCAGAGCACTACCAGATAAGAAAGAGCGTGAGGAAATTGAAATGCTTAAGAAACAG CTTCAAGACCTCCAAGAAGAAATGAAAAGGAAAGACACACGTTGGACAAATAGTACATCTCGTCAACGCAGTAAGATTGAGCAGCTTGAACAAGAGAATGGGGAGTTAAAGGAGGAAATCAAACTGATGGAGAAAAAACGCCTCGAATGGTTACAACGAGAACAAACTGGAAAA GGAAATCCTTCAGCAGGGAAGGACAATAACCATATGACACAGAACTTCCGAAATCAAATAACCAACTCAGCCGACTTCCAGACCACTGACTCGGAAGAGGAGAAAGATCCTGTGAGAG ATCAATCCAGTGGTCGGTCATCTTACCCTCCGTCCACCGCACCACATGCAGTGTCAGGTCAAATGAATCTCCGCCCGTCACAGTTCCAGCCCCAGGTCAATGTTCGAGCCCCTCCACCGCCACCAGGGACTCAAGGGGTCAGACTCcaccaatctctcccaggggCAACAGTTGGTCTAAATAACCTGTCAAAACCTCCAGGGAAATCATCCACAGGAAGTGGTCACTCTAAACAGATGTCCAATGTCCAGACTAGTCAAGCCTCCTCTACTGGTCATTCTAAACATCTGCCAGGAAATTCTGGGGCCAGTGGTTGTCAGcagaaacatttaaataatCAGAGTAATAAATCTTCAGCCAGCTCTTGGTCATCTTCATCCAGCAAGGAAAATAATCTTACTGACAAAGGCAACATGTTACGGACATCATTAACTGAGGATGTACCGCGACAGGTGCTCTCTACAGCTGCCGTACCGCAGGA CACCAGTATGTATACTGACCCTGAAGATGCTCAATTTAACAACAACATCCCTCGAAAAACGGCATCAAAGTACAACATTGATAAGTCTGCTATTGATAAAGGTGACAGTCGATACGATGAACTACAGCACACCGACGGGAAG GTGGAGCGGGTGTACAGGACAGGAGCCAGGGAGATCCTGTTTTCTAATGGCACACGGAAAGAGATTTCCGCAGATGGACAGACAATCATTGTCTCTTTCTTTAATGGCGACATCAAACAAGTCATGCCAGACCAACGCATT GTTTACTACTACTGTGAAGCTCAGACAACACATTCCACCTACCCTGATGGTCTCGAGATACTTCAGTTTCCAAA TAACCAAGTGGAGAAACATTATCCTGACAAGACCAAGGAAATAATTTTCCCCGATCAGactatcaaatatttatttcaaaatggttcTGAGGAAAGTATATTTCCTGATGGAACAGTGATCCGAGTGGACAAGAATGGGGACAAAACCATGGAGTTTCCGAATGGCCAGCGGGAAATACATACCCATGAATATAAG AGACGAGAATACCCAGATGGAACAGTTAAAACTGTGTACCCAGATGGACGACAGGAAACGCGATATTCTAATGGCAGAATACGAGTTAAGGACAAAGATGGGAATGTTATTGTTGACAGACGATGCTAG
- the LOC138332215 gene encoding centromere protein J-like isoform X1 has translation MDDYFPPPNPAWPAGNSGGGRPNLDLNQSMGSRGGPFPGQANQEAGVGPVTDMQSNGDVPTPNGMNSLPVMAANLPMEMFNQAFNFEAAMRNPMFAQNAMMMGMMNTQIEKKPAKDATMEILEQQQNMEQARLLQRFKELRSWQLQQQDMLMKQQQMQLEALKSEQQRTQALIAKQRDSQWSGKQNSQMDNSMCPTRTPPIRQRGQGPNFPPMMQNGSIQRPPNVQSLPPGMAEQQAGGQIPRPVMYVNLDEENDEVKTNPDLFSDTNSATGSQAMTDEFPNLESVSEVGERNNSMANPTTHHRGTHQKTLAPSQVFQSMPSQGHMAPTKPGRTQGKLDKSKRSSAFGSNDLEMDEGIGTLRLSSSPLDHQPNKVGESGYVHQNEATAGDDRDDEIGDELEQYPLDEDDESEENENEETLERGYNDDMLQPDERPIKPLVAGKKTFEQMLEEQLREEEERLRANEEDSTQSPRRPFLKRGQGLARFGLTKGAVKQAGSKREVTLSSKENKAVPSSKPSSKPSTKPAVKSPRGKTKQPQTKLVLKTSPRSQQKDTNQSSIQPKSGSTNQRPVYKQASDTNLKGEGQRSGESQIPIRENYIGQGNGDQERSKGQSNRQLEIEEIKSRIPSRISKAPDSIPDDTSFIEKLQQREINAEMEQEDLDEFEMLENFADNASFCSNSSVVVKVMQRDRLRQFQQPPKRQQSPRQSVAKQLEANIKKDPPTAPSRTDNSKLQDTRETKKLMPKHGDMEMKSKLSPRIEEDDESWSDTDSSESEDRNDEEESSDDDDDEEEDETSSDDSDEVIENVKQTKSNFSSSGAQTEQDHFVLNNRNDNNSDGDSETFFPRSPSKVMTRKVATKEDRSTMSTVSSLLQKLNPGAVPTQSQFSQGTEKGYVSSNYGEQSEDNFNLSFNSSAYVPQSKSPIVISRDVLPTSHGAKVPSSLSQVKEKVTENEEEDDTDNDNDFQIHGKFSSPRISSDLSSKDGDENSGNDSDTSYSALKISAKGSRSQIQSFLETKAVNPNQGEGRRKVEEKTEESDDDDDDDFDDDEEWGETTLKSKSPRKSSEQEKSKTGVAGTAGSDGTPPTSNLMTRLFPKLKPQPSKLQQLQEQKMPANNSASTGDGVQSKILREKLAELEKEIEKFRSENANLEKLRKEREEGLTKLKKEIGDFEKEKNAELQRIQEYKKEEMKKLRHEKKMFEKYQKASRALPDKKEREEIEMLKKQLQDLQEEMKRKDTRWTNSTSRQRSKIEQLEQENGELKEEIKLMEKKRLEWLQREQTGKGNPSAGKDNNHMTQNFRNQITNSADFQTTDSEEEKDPVRDQSSGRSSYPPSTAPHAVSGQMNLRPSQFQPQVNVRAPPPPPGTQGVRLHQSLPGATVGLNNLSKPPGKSSTGSGHSKQMSNVQTSQASSTGHSKHLPGNSGASGCQQKHLNNQSNKSSASSWSSSSSKENNLTDKGNMLRTSLTEDVPRQVLSTAAVPQDTSMYTDPEDAQFNNNIPRKTASKYNIDKSAIDKGDSRYDELQHTDGKVERVYRTGAREILFSNGTRKEISADGQTIIVSFFNGDIKQVMPDQRIVYYYCEAQTTHSTYPDGLEILQFPNNQVEKHYPDKTKEIIFPDQTIKYLFQNGSEESIFPDGTVIRVDKNGDKTMEFPNGQREIHTHEYKRREYPDGTVKTVYPDGRQETRYSNGRIRVKDKDGNVIVDRRC, from the exons ATGGATGACTATTTCCCTCCTCCTAATCCTGCATGGCCTGCTGGAAATTCTGGAGGAGGCAGGCCCAACCTTGACCTAAACCAATCCATGGGATCAAGAGGTGGGCCATTCCCAGGACAAGCCAATCAAGAAGCAGGGGTGGGACCTGTGACTGATATGCAGTCAAATGGGGATGTTCCAACTCCTAATGGGATGAATAGTCTACCTGTCATGGCTGCTAACCTACCAATGGAAATGTTCAACCAAGCTTTCAATTTTGAGGCAGCCATGCGAAATCCAATGTTTGCACAAAATGCCATGATGATGGGCATGATGAATACCCAGATTGAGAAAAAACCTGCAAAGG ATGCCACTATGGAAATTCTTGAACAACAACAGAACATGGAACAAGCTCGGCTTCTCCAGCGCTTTAAAGAACTGCGGTCATGGCAGCTTCAGCAGCAAGACATGCTTATGAAACAACAACAGATGCAGTTAGAAGCTCTGAAGTCAGAACAACAGCGTACACAGGCACTCATCGCTAAACAGCGTGATTCACAGTGGT cTGGTAAACAGAACAGTCAGATGGATAACTCTATGTGCCCTACCAGAACTCCTCCCATTAGACAACGGGGACAGGGGCCAAACTTTCCTCCAATGATGCAAAACGGCAGTATACAGAGGCCCCCTAACGTCCAGTCTTTACCACCAGGCATGGCAGAG CAGCAAGCTGGTGGACAGATACCTCGCCCTGTGATGTATGTCAACCTCGATGAAGAAAACGACGAAGTTAAAACAAATCCGGATTTGTTCAGTGATACAAACTCGGCGACTGGGAGCCAGGCGATGACTGACGAGTTTCCTAATCTAGAGTCTGTATCAGAGGTGGGTGAACGTAATAACAGTATGGCAAATCCCACTACACATCATCGAGGAACCCACCAGAAGACATTGGCTCCCTCTCAGGTGTTCCAATCAATGCCTTCTCAGGGTCACATGGCTCCCACAAAACCAGGACGGACTCAG GGAAAACTAGACAAGAGTAAAAGGTCTTCAGCATTTGGTAGCAATGATTTAGAAATGGACGAAGGCATTGGGACATTACGATTATCTTCCAGTCCTCTTGACCATCAACCAAACAAGGTGGGAGAAAGTGGTTATGTTCACCAGAATGAGGCCACAGCTGGAGATGACAGAGATGATGAAATCGGTGATGAGCTAGAACAGTATCCATTAGATGAAGATGATGAGTCAGAGGAAAATGAGAATGAAGAAACATTGGAAAGAGGATACAac GACGACATGTTACAGCCTGATGAGAGACCAATCAAGCCTTTGGTGGCTG GTAAGAAAACATTTGAACAAATGCTGGAAGAACAACTTCGAGAAGAAGAGGAGAGG TTACGAGCGAATGAAGAGGATTCCACTCAGAGTCCGAGGAGACCTTTCCTGAAGAGAGGCCAAGGATTGGCGCGGTTTGGCTTGACAAAAGGGGCCGTTAAACAGGCAGGGAGTAAAAGGGAGGTCACTTTGTCTAGCAAAGAGAACAAAGCAGTGCCATCCAGTAAACCCAGTAGTAAACCTTCCACTAAACCTGCTGTCAAGTCTCCACGGGGAAAAACCAAG CAACCGCAGACAAAGCTTGTTCTAAAGACATCACCTAGGAGTCAGCAGAAAGACACCAACCAATCATCAATTCAACCTAAATCTGgatcaaccaatcagagaccAGTTTATAAGCAAGCCAGTGATACAAACTTAAAGGGAGAAGGTCAAAGATCAGGTGAATCTCAAATTCCTATTCGTGAAAATTATATAGGTCAAGGAAATGGTGACCAGGAAAGATCAAAGGGACAAAGTAATCGCCAACTTGAAATTGAGGAGATCAAATCACGTATTCCTTCAAGAATATCGAAAGCACCTGATTCTATACCAGATGATACCTCCTTCATTGAAAAGCTacaacaaagggagataaatgcAGAG ATGGAACAAGAGGATTTGGATGAATTTGAAATGCTGGAGAATTTTGCAGATAATGCTTCCTTCTGTAGTAATTCATCTGTAGTGGTCAAGGTAATGCAGCGAGATAGACTGCGACAGTTTCAACAACCTCCAAAACGACAACAG TCTCCCCGACAGTCTGTAGCTAAACAGCTGGAGGCCAACATCAAGAAGGACCCACCCACGGCACCATCAAG GACTGACAATTCCAAACTTCAAGATACAAGAGAAACTAAAAAACTGATGCCCAAACATGGGGATATGGAAATGAAGTCTAAACTTTCTCCCAGAATTGAGGAAGATGACGAATCCTGGAGTGACACAGATAGTAGTGAGTCTGAGGATAGAAACGATGAAGAGGAAAGTTcagatgacgatgatgatgaggaggaaGACGAAACTTCATCAGATGACTCAGATGAAGTGATAGAGAATGTGAAACAGACAAAAAGTAATTTCTCCAGTTCAGGTGCTCAAACAGAGCAGGATCACTTTGTGCTAAACAATCGTAATGACAATAATTCTGATGGTGACTCGGAAACATTTTTTCCCAGATCTCCGTCTAAAGTTATGACTAGGAAAGTAGCAACAAAGGAGGATAGATCTACAATGAGTACTGTGTCTAGTCTTTTACAGAAACTAAACCCCGGTGCTGTACCTACTCAGTCACAATTTTCACAAGGAACTGAAAAGGGATATGTATCGTCTAATTATGGAGAGCAGAGTGAAGATAATTTCAATCTTAGTTTTAACTCAAGTGCCTATGTACCTCAGTCTAAATctcctattgttatctcacgTGATGTTTTACCCACGTCACATGGTGCTAAAGTTCCTAGTTCTCTATCGCAAGTGAAAGAAAAAGTTACAGAGAATGAAGAGGAAGAtgacactgataatgataatgattttcaaattcatgGCAAATTTTCTAGTCCTAGAATTTCATCAGACTTATCGTCAAAAGATGGAGATgaaaattctggaaatgataGTGACACATCCTATTCGGCCTTGAAAATCAGTGCTAAGGGTTCCAGGTCACAAATTCAGTCATTTTTAGAGACCAAAGCAGTGAACCCTAACCAGGGGGAAGGTCGGAGAAAAGTGGAGGAGAAAACAGAGGAAAgtgacgacgatgatgatgatgactttgatgatgatgaggagTGGGGTGAGActacattgaaatcaaaatcACCACGCAAGAGTTCGGAGCAAGAGAAGTCAAAAACAG GTGTTGCCGGTACTGCAGGCAGTGACGGGACTCCTCCCACTTCTAATCTAATGACTCGATTGTTCCCCAAACTCAAACCTCAGCCATCCAAACTACAGCAACTACAG GAGCAGAAGATGCCTGCCAACAACTCAGCCTCCACTGGTGATGGTGTTCAGTCCAAGATTCTCAGAGAGAAACTTGCTGAGCtggaaaaagaaattgagaagTTCAGAAGTGAAAATGCAAATTTAGAGAAATTACGGAAAGAGAGAGAAGAG GGattaacaaaattgaaaaaggaAATTGGAGATtttgagaaagaaaaaaatgcagAACTCCAGCGCATACAAGAATATAAGaaagaagaaatgaaaaaaCTTAG acatgaaaagaaaatgtttgagAAATACCAGAAGGCTTCCAGAGCACTACCAGATAAGAAAGAGCGTGAGGAAATTGAAATGCTTAAGAAACAG CTTCAAGACCTCCAAGAAGAAATGAAAAGGAAAGACACACGTTGGACAAATAGTACATCTCGTCAACGCAGTAAGATTGAGCAGCTTGAACAAGAGAATGGGGAGTTAAAGGAGGAAATCAAACTGATGGAGAAAAAACGCCTCGAATGGTTACAACGAGAACAAACTGGAAAA GGAAATCCTTCAGCAGGGAAGGACAATAACCATATGACACAGAACTTCCGAAATCAAATAACCAACTCAGCCGACTTCCAGACCACTGACTCGGAAGAGGAGAAAGATCCTGTGAGAG ATCAATCCAGTGGTCGGTCATCTTACCCTCCGTCCACCGCACCACATGCAGTGTCAGGTCAAATGAATCTCCGCCCGTCACAGTTCCAGCCCCAGGTCAATGTTCGAGCCCCTCCACCGCCACCAGGGACTCAAGGGGTCAGACTCcaccaatctctcccaggggCAACAGTTGGTCTAAATAACCTGTCAAAACCTCCAGGGAAATCATCCACAGGAAGTGGTCACTCTAAACAGATGTCCAATGTCCAGACTAGTCAAGCCTCCTCTACTGGTCATTCTAAACATCTGCCAGGAAATTCTGGGGCCAGTGGTTGTCAGcagaaacatttaaataatCAGAGTAATAAATCTTCAGCCAGCTCTTGGTCATCTTCATCCAGCAAGGAAAATAATCTTACTGACAAAGGCAACATGTTACGGACATCATTAACTGAGGATGTACCGCGACAGGTGCTCTCTACAGCTGCCGTACCGCAGGA CACCAGTATGTATACTGACCCTGAAGATGCTCAATTTAACAACAACATCCCTCGAAAAACGGCATCAAAGTACAACATTGATAAGTCTGCTATTGATAAAGGTGACAGTCGATACGATGAACTACAGCACACCGACGGGAAG GTGGAGCGGGTGTACAGGACAGGAGCCAGGGAGATCCTGTTTTCTAATGGCACACGGAAAGAGATTTCCGCAGATGGACAGACAATCATTGTCTCTTTCTTTAATGGCGACATCAAACAAGTCATGCCAGACCAACGCATT GTTTACTACTACTGTGAAGCTCAGACAACACATTCCACCTACCCTGATGGTCTCGAGATACTTCAGTTTCCAAA TAACCAAGTGGAGAAACATTATCCTGACAAGACCAAGGAAATAATTTTCCCCGATCAGactatcaaatatttatttcaaaatggttcTGAGGAAAGTATATTTCCTGATGGAACAGTGATCCGAGTGGACAAGAATGGGGACAAAACCATGGAGTTTCCGAATGGCCAGCGGGAAATACATACCCATGAATATAAG AGACGAGAATACCCAGATGGAACAGTTAAAACTGTGTACCCAGATGGACGACAGGAAACGCGATATTCTAATGGCAGAATACGAGTTAAGGACAAAGATGGGAATGTTATTGTTGACAGACGATGCTAG